In Psychrobacter sp. P11G3, a single genomic region encodes these proteins:
- a CDS encoding transporter substrate-binding domain-containing protein, whose product MKQLYRALPILLSVGLFGCGNSATQENASAPVKENTDSFVSKLPDTAPTLKVAMTGDLPPFSFQDDYGNMQGTDVDSIRAIGEEQGFKVEFYKETWQDMFDSVETGKRDLAISGISYKDDRAVRYGLSTPYFFNPATIMYLEGKFDIKGLNDIKGLKAGTLEGSKEEDTLKEMGSSVELISRPTAFLAYQDLVQGNTDVFLYDMPVLQYIVKGYPEHKVKIVPYEAADAPSAQQVVLMAKENTQLIKTVNEGIAKLKEKGTFKEIEARWLGEADPAEESDSDTNTKQLN is encoded by the coding sequence ATGAAGCAGTTATATCGAGCGTTACCGATTTTATTGAGTGTGGGCCTATTTGGCTGTGGTAATTCTGCTACTCAAGAAAATGCAAGCGCCCCAGTAAAGGAAAATACAGATAGCTTTGTGAGTAAGCTACCTGATACAGCGCCAACATTGAAAGTTGCCATGACTGGTGATTTGCCGCCTTTTTCGTTCCAAGATGACTATGGCAATATGCAGGGCACTGATGTTGATTCAATTCGTGCTATTGGTGAAGAGCAGGGGTTCAAAGTCGAGTTTTATAAGGAAACTTGGCAAGACATGTTCGATAGCGTCGAAACAGGAAAGCGTGATCTAGCGATTTCTGGTATTTCTTACAAAGACGATCGGGCAGTGAGATATGGTCTATCAACACCATACTTTTTCAACCCAGCTACTATCATGTATTTGGAAGGTAAGTTCGATATAAAAGGCTTAAACGATATAAAAGGTCTAAAAGCAGGTACGTTAGAAGGCTCTAAAGAAGAAGACACACTAAAAGAGATGGGTAGTTCAGTGGAGCTAATTTCGAGACCTACAGCATTTTTGGCGTATCAGGATTTGGTTCAAGGTAATACGGATGTCTTCTTGTACGATATGCCAGTCTTGCAATATATCGTCAAAGGCTATCCTGAGCATAAAGTGAAAATTGTACCCTATGAAGCTGCAGATGCACCTTCAGCCCAACAAGTGGTGCTCATGGCAAAAGAAAATACTCAGCTTATCAAAACGGTTAATGAAGGTATTGCCAAACTAAAAGAAAAAGGGACATTTAAAGAAATTGAGGCGCGCTGGTTGGGTGAAGCTGACCCTGCTGAAGAAAGTGATTCTGACACCAATACTAAGCAATTGAACTAA
- a CDS encoding multidrug effflux MFS transporter, whose protein sequence is MSASKPSLPNKPIASERVRSADLPVAWIMMLGLMVAVGPLSIDMYLPALPSMADDFGVSTAFMANSVPAYFLGLVFGQLFYGPFSDRVGRVKPLYIGMTLYVIASILCATTDNEYVLFAGRTLQALGACVGAVVTRAAIRDRLTAKQTAKAFSIMILVMGLAPILAPSLGALFLQFFDWHSIFWFLAAFGALNLLLTKFFFFETLTEENRNVRPAREVLSQYWDLLKDPTFNYPAIGGGLLMGAMFVYISSASELIMDTYGVSATHFAWLFGMNAAGFVGLTQLNQWLTNRFRILSILRFGAMMQVVSAGVLFVIGLLLGTDAWLPLVLACIFFCIAGLGLTQPNASAIALAFQKRRAGMASALQGSLMFSVGIFGGLLLNLFPVNPVLKVGIALFSLMSFGSFLIWKIDRNLNLDDAE, encoded by the coding sequence ATGTCTGCTTCAAAACCCTCCCTTCCAAACAAACCTATCGCTTCTGAGCGAGTGCGCTCTGCTGATTTGCCTGTTGCATGGATTATGATGCTTGGGCTGATGGTTGCAGTAGGACCATTATCGATTGATATGTATCTGCCAGCACTGCCATCGATGGCAGATGATTTCGGTGTTTCAACGGCCTTTATGGCCAACTCCGTTCCTGCATACTTTTTAGGCTTGGTATTTGGACAGCTATTTTACGGACCTTTTAGTGATCGTGTCGGCCGTGTCAAACCCTTATATATAGGTATGACGCTATATGTCATCGCTTCTATTCTTTGTGCGACTACTGACAATGAGTACGTGCTTTTTGCAGGCCGTACTTTACAAGCATTGGGCGCGTGCGTCGGTGCAGTAGTTACTCGTGCCGCAATTCGAGATCGCCTCACTGCCAAACAAACGGCGAAAGCTTTTTCCATCATGATTTTAGTGATGGGCTTAGCACCCATATTGGCACCATCGCTTGGCGCGCTATTCTTACAGTTTTTTGATTGGCACTCTATCTTTTGGTTCTTAGCTGCATTTGGCGCTCTAAACTTGCTACTTACCAAGTTTTTCTTTTTTGAAACTTTGACCGAAGAAAATCGTAACGTACGCCCTGCAAGAGAAGTGCTCAGTCAATATTGGGATTTATTAAAAGACCCGACCTTTAACTATCCAGCAATTGGTGGTGGATTGTTAATGGGAGCAATGTTTGTCTATATCAGCTCGGCTTCAGAGCTAATTATGGATACTTATGGCGTCTCAGCGACACATTTCGCTTGGTTGTTCGGAATGAATGCGGCGGGTTTTGTAGGTTTGACTCAGTTAAACCAATGGCTTACCAATCGCTTTCGAATACTAAGTATTTTGCGATTTGGGGCGATGATGCAGGTTGTCTCTGCGGGTGTGCTATTTGTGATTGGCTTGCTTTTAGGGACGGATGCTTGGCTACCACTGGTGCTGGCTTGTATTTTCTTTTGTATCGCAGGACTGGGTCTGACCCAGCCCAATGCTTCTGCAATTGCGCTCGCTTTTCAGAAACGCCGTGCTGGTATGGCAAGTGCACTACAAGGCTCGCTAATGTTTTCCGTCGGTATCTTCGGCGGCTTGTTATTGAACTTATTTCCAGTCAATCCAGTCCTCAAGGTCGGTATTGCTCTGTTCTCACTAATGAGTTTCGGTTCTTTCTTGATTTGGAAGATAGACCGTAATCTCAATTTGGACGACGCAGAGTAA
- a CDS encoding 3'-5' exonuclease, with protein sequence MSQALPSDPILVFDIETVADVDAARRIYPQLADLNDADALSALTAIRTQEAGHDFMRLPLQRIVCISALYIKDGKLSLFSLTADKFSEKEILAKFFRAFNDIETLPQLISWNGSGFDIPVLIYRAMQYDLSAPWLFEEGERIKNMRFDNYVNRFHTRHLDLMDRFSQYGASRREAMDIVASLYGLPGKTDVDGSMVGALVSSGDWQTLSIYCESDVMNTWLIYLRWLRLTGQLSSQDFDAWQQQSYDYLAKYTQADGSPRHQEFIADWSSAPEL encoded by the coding sequence ATGTCACAAGCGCTACCATCCGACCCTATCTTGGTTTTTGATATCGAGACTGTCGCCGATGTCGATGCAGCACGCCGTATCTATCCGCAATTGGCCGATCTCAACGATGCAGATGCCTTAAGCGCGCTGACAGCGATACGTACACAAGAGGCAGGGCATGATTTTATGCGCTTGCCACTACAGCGTATTGTCTGTATCTCAGCTCTGTATATCAAAGATGGTAAGTTATCGCTATTTTCTTTGACTGCCGATAAATTTAGTGAAAAAGAAATCCTAGCCAAGTTCTTTAGAGCATTTAACGACATTGAGACACTGCCGCAACTTATTAGCTGGAATGGCTCAGGCTTTGACATACCTGTACTGATATATCGTGCCATGCAATATGATTTGTCAGCACCATGGCTGTTCGAAGAAGGCGAGCGTATTAAAAACATGCGCTTTGATAACTATGTTAATCGTTTTCATACACGTCATCTAGACTTGATGGATCGGTTTAGCCAGTATGGTGCTAGTCGCCGCGAAGCCATGGATATCGTCGCAAGTCTGTACGGATTACCCGGTAAAACTGACGTGGATGGAAGCATGGTTGGCGCGCTTGTTAGTAGCGGTGACTGGCAGACCCTATCTATATACTGTGAGTCTGATGTTATGAACACTTGGCTTATTTATTTACGCTGGTTACGTCTAACAGGACAGTTGTCTTCACAAGATTTTGATGCTTGGCAGCAGCAGAGCTATGACTATCTGGCAAAGTATACCCAAGCTGACGGTAGTCCGCGACATCAAGAGTTTATCGCTGACTGGTCATCGGCACCCGAATTATAG
- the cysM gene encoding cysteine synthase CysM: MSTTAMSNANFITQITTLADCVGQTPLVKLQRLPEQEHIANGATVLAKLEGNNPAGSVKDRPAFNMIYQAEQRGDIKPGDMLIEATSGNTGIALAMVAAMRGYPITLLMPTNSTQERKDAMIAYGATLIEVDEGMEAARDLALQMQADGKGVVLDQFNNPDNSQAHYLTTGPELWAQTEGKITHFISSMGTTGTITGVSRYLKEQNPDVKIIGLQPDEEASIAGIRRWPAAYMPGIFDADLIDEVMDIDQRIAEVYMRKLAKTEGIFAGVSSGAAAWAATQVAKENPNAVIAFIVCDRGDRYLSTGLYNVDDSNTDNSSAEVN; the protein is encoded by the coding sequence ATGTCCACTACGGCCATGTCAAATGCTAACTTTATTACTCAAATCACTACCCTCGCTGACTGCGTTGGTCAAACACCATTGGTGAAACTTCAACGTCTGCCTGAGCAAGAGCACATTGCCAATGGCGCCACAGTATTAGCTAAGCTTGAAGGTAATAATCCAGCGGGCTCTGTAAAGGATCGTCCTGCTTTTAATATGATTTATCAAGCAGAACAGCGCGGTGATATCAAGCCTGGTGATATGTTGATTGAAGCTACTAGTGGCAATACTGGTATTGCATTAGCCATGGTCGCTGCGATGCGTGGCTACCCAATAACGTTGCTGATGCCAACCAACTCTACCCAAGAGCGTAAAGATGCCATGATCGCTTATGGCGCAACGCTGATTGAAGTAGACGAAGGTATGGAAGCTGCGCGTGATTTGGCATTGCAGATGCAAGCAGATGGCAAAGGGGTTGTATTGGATCAGTTTAATAATCCTGATAATAGCCAAGCACATTACCTGACTACAGGCCCTGAGCTATGGGCACAGACCGAAGGTAAAATTACACATTTTATTAGCTCGATGGGCACGACAGGTACGATTACTGGTGTATCACGTTACTTAAAAGAGCAAAATCCAGACGTCAAAATCATCGGACTACAGCCTGACGAAGAAGCTTCGATTGCTGGCATTCGCCGTTGGCCTGCTGCCTATATGCCAGGTATTTTTGATGCAGACTTGATTGATGAAGTGATGGATATCGATCAGCGTATTGCCGAAGTCTATATGCGTAAATTGGCGAAGACTGAAGGTATTTTTGCTGGGGTATCTTCGGGCGCAGCTGCATGGGCAGCGACCCAAGTGGCAAAAGAAAATCCTAATGCTGTTATTGCCTTTATTGTCTGCGATCGTGGCGATCGTTATTTATCAACGGGTTTATATAACGTTGACGATAGCAATACGGATAACAGCAGCGCAGAAGTTAATTAA
- a CDS encoding crotonase/enoyl-CoA hydratase family protein: protein MNVIASYQYETLQVSITDNILTVTLNRPHKKNAMSFQVINELIKLAGRISKDRTIRAVILNGAEATFCAGIDLGDLNHPKNTAFALWELIKPWQSAFQRVCLVWRDLPVPVIAVLEGYCIGAGLQLALACDVRISHPDCQLSIMEAKWGLVPDMGLTQSAFGVLREDTLKELAMSARIIDANEGKELGLISHCNEAPLEQAQKLAAEFAERSPDAVLASKRVINAMYDQPAKTLYKEKAWQLKMMLGRNRKLALRKAKQASTLFGRRQFR from the coding sequence ATGAACGTGATTGCAAGTTACCAGTATGAGACCTTACAAGTTAGTATTACAGACAACATACTGACGGTTACCTTAAATCGTCCACATAAAAAAAATGCCATGAGCTTTCAGGTAATCAATGAGCTGATTAAGCTGGCAGGTCGTATTAGCAAAGACAGAACCATACGCGCGGTCATTCTAAATGGGGCAGAGGCGACGTTTTGTGCAGGTATTGATTTAGGAGACTTAAATCATCCAAAAAACACAGCATTTGCGCTTTGGGAGCTGATTAAGCCATGGCAAAGTGCGTTCCAACGAGTATGCTTGGTATGGCGTGATCTACCAGTACCTGTCATAGCGGTGTTAGAAGGATACTGTATCGGCGCTGGGTTACAGTTGGCGTTGGCTTGTGACGTACGTATCAGCCATCCTGATTGTCAATTATCTATTATGGAAGCTAAGTGGGGTTTAGTGCCAGACATGGGACTGACCCAATCAGCATTTGGGGTCCTACGAGAAGACACTCTAAAAGAGCTCGCCATGAGCGCTCGTATCATCGATGCTAATGAAGGCAAAGAGTTAGGCTTGATTAGTCACTGTAATGAAGCGCCTCTTGAACAGGCACAAAAACTTGCTGCCGAGTTTGCAGAGCGCTCTCCTGATGCGGTGCTAGCAAGCAAACGCGTGATAAATGCGATGTATGATCAACCTGCTAAGACTTTATATAAAGAAAAAGCATGGCAGCTTAAAATGATGCTTGGTCGTAATCGTAAGCTTGCCCTCAGAAAAGCAAAGCAGGCCAGCACCTTATTTGGTAGACGTCAATTCCGCTAA
- a CDS encoding ATP-binding protein produces MAYKKRFDTSSAYGQLIILVFLPICVLAAVGGILVFHETMRASDSEQEVLAEAVLIRYTPVIAELIPELLEQERQQVGSSAERTQQAAMTTLEGIQDKLGRMQSEQHVQRIAIINEGNQILATVGYGLNEEWPLISDSASFLSQRPTPVGTAYGSVLGEFEGQTLWLLVDMDNEPLYIARYRIAMALVITGLFTILILLLSLNIYSKRWIAPIYELRLQLQRTHVDNLYQPVPVESDGELNLLQQDLVRTLRRLHRSFQELKDHAEQTEDDLRLAFDEMEMQNISIRNARDAAISTSQAKSAFLANISHELRTPLNSIDGFINLLARHGELNPEQDLYVQTIRKSSAHLLALVNDVLDFSKIEAGKLVLDRHEFDLYDTIYDVVDMLSPVSAEKGLRMAVLFYNDVPMRINGDALRLKQVLTNIVGNAIKFTDSGDVVVRVSLDDHRDNYLMISVQDSGKGISLADQKMLFQSFSQGDPSITRQYGGTGLGLVISKQLTRLMGGDIGFHDNAQENIANQGATFWFRMPAHVDVLEAATGQTIELPVLAPLASETDEFNVLVWINHTASIQVLKASLQYLPIKLTQANSLPGVLESLKEHGNYWDWVIVDDDTQDDMMALLKQIRLHYQGKLAVFGYQVAADQALLNRYHANILYEPLDKRQLYAMLDTQSRSTPQSLQEPRWKGVTVLAVDDHLPNLLVLDALLSELGIQVVTASSGFDAIEIISKQQTKNIKTAKSDKQSLSNKTQLSKAETRDEINKKTNSAFYHEDTSADDKAATQDKDNIDLIFMDIQMPRMSGHEAAKQIRNIENADSRIPIIALTAHGLADERDKLIASGINDYVGKPISQPQLLQVLQKWLGRKSTTPQLTALPDTDLQSFGLQHPDLQGDNLQGANVQDANVRATDSSEAELTAIDSLRGYSINDNDLSNDLLSNNVNGQETQASSGMSSDDSTDTYPIIRGDGVDRNSTSVSSEPKITRPLSLKKIRDDYLRDSQPREGYRRDTARDIQPRYESLRLQKQGQSPLLQSPTKSIDNSQDKSPQDQSLQDRTAHDNTTLHEQINNDLSNNNISKSDTSNILDWQDALTRSANKPELAAKLIIMMIDTINDEKQALIQAWEAHDRNMLAQIAHRILGGSRYTGVPQLRQASQDLEDKCLLNVQHTTPVQFAMIEPYYEALLTALDNLQKVDLSSYPQLNYHRLSENDMTWKMI; encoded by the coding sequence ATGGCATATAAAAAACGTTTCGATACCAGTAGTGCTTATGGTCAGCTGATCATACTGGTGTTTTTGCCTATCTGTGTGTTGGCAGCAGTTGGCGGCATTTTGGTATTTCACGAAACCATGCGAGCGAGCGACTCGGAGCAAGAAGTATTGGCTGAAGCGGTACTTATTCGTTATACGCCAGTCATAGCTGAACTGATTCCTGAGCTGCTAGAACAAGAGCGCCAGCAAGTAGGGAGTAGTGCTGAGAGGACCCAGCAAGCGGCAATGACGACGCTAGAGGGTATCCAAGATAAGCTTGGACGTATGCAGTCCGAGCAGCATGTACAGCGCATTGCTATTATTAATGAAGGCAATCAAATACTGGCAACAGTCGGTTATGGCCTCAATGAAGAATGGCCGCTAATCAGTGATTCCGCAAGCTTTTTGTCACAACGTCCAACGCCTGTAGGCACAGCGTATGGCAGTGTATTGGGAGAGTTTGAAGGGCAGACATTATGGTTGCTCGTCGATATGGATAATGAGCCGCTCTACATTGCACGCTACCGTATTGCGATGGCGTTAGTGATTACTGGTTTATTTACTATCTTGATTCTACTACTGAGCCTAAATATTTATTCGAAACGTTGGATTGCCCCCATTTATGAGCTGCGGTTGCAGTTGCAACGTACCCATGTTGATAATTTATACCAACCTGTACCAGTAGAGTCAGATGGCGAGCTGAATTTATTACAGCAAGATCTGGTCAGAACATTGCGCCGCTTACATAGAAGCTTTCAAGAGCTCAAAGACCATGCCGAGCAAACTGAGGATGATTTACGGTTGGCATTTGATGAGATGGAGATGCAAAACATTTCTATTCGAAATGCACGTGATGCAGCGATTTCAACCAGCCAAGCAAAATCTGCGTTTTTAGCCAATATCAGTCATGAACTGCGTACACCATTGAACAGTATCGATGGTTTTATTAATTTGCTGGCACGCCATGGAGAGCTCAATCCTGAGCAGGACTTGTATGTACAGACCATACGTAAGTCCTCAGCACACTTGCTCGCTTTGGTAAATGACGTCTTAGATTTTTCTAAAATTGAGGCAGGCAAGTTGGTACTGGATCGCCATGAATTTGATCTCTATGATACCATTTATGATGTGGTCGATATGCTATCTCCTGTCTCTGCGGAGAAGGGTTTGCGCATGGCAGTGCTGTTTTACAATGATGTGCCGATGCGTATCAATGGCGATGCGTTACGTCTTAAGCAAGTATTGACCAATATCGTTGGTAATGCCATTAAGTTTACGGATAGTGGTGATGTGGTGGTGCGTGTGAGCTTAGATGATCACCGTGATAATTATCTGATGATTAGCGTGCAAGATAGCGGCAAAGGCATTTCTCTGGCAGATCAAAAAATGCTGTTCCAAAGCTTTAGCCAAGGCGATCCATCAATCACGCGTCAGTATGGTGGTACAGGGTTGGGTCTGGTCATCTCCAAACAGTTGACGCGCTTGATGGGCGGTGATATTGGATTTCATGATAATGCTCAAGAAAATATTGCCAACCAAGGTGCGACGTTTTGGTTCCGTATGCCAGCTCATGTCGATGTGCTAGAAGCAGCAACTGGTCAGACCATTGAGCTACCAGTTTTGGCGCCGCTTGCGAGCGAAACCGATGAGTTTAACGTGTTGGTCTGGATTAATCATACCGCCTCAATACAAGTGCTCAAAGCAAGCTTGCAATACTTACCGATTAAGCTAACCCAAGCCAACTCATTACCGGGTGTACTGGAGTCACTAAAAGAGCACGGTAATTATTGGGATTGGGTCATCGTTGATGATGACACTCAAGACGATATGATGGCGCTTCTTAAGCAAATTCGTCTGCATTATCAAGGCAAGCTTGCTGTGTTTGGCTACCAAGTGGCGGCCGATCAAGCGCTACTAAACCGCTATCATGCCAACATACTGTATGAGCCATTAGACAAAAGACAGCTGTATGCAATGCTCGATACTCAAAGCCGTAGTACGCCGCAAAGCCTGCAAGAACCACGCTGGAAAGGGGTCACGGTACTGGCAGTTGACGACCATTTGCCTAATTTACTAGTGCTTGATGCTCTATTGAGCGAGCTAGGGATTCAGGTAGTCACTGCGAGCAGTGGATTTGATGCTATTGAGATTATCAGTAAACAACAAACCAAAAACATCAAAACTGCCAAGAGCGATAAGCAAAGCCTATCGAATAAAACGCAACTCTCTAAAGCAGAAACACGTGATGAGATAAACAAGAAAACAAACAGCGCGTTCTATCATGAGGACACGAGCGCTGACGATAAAGCAGCTACGCAAGACAAAGACAATATTGATTTGATCTTTATGGATATTCAAATGCCGCGTATGTCAGGTCATGAGGCAGCTAAGCAGATTCGAAATATCGAAAATGCGGATAGTCGTATCCCTATTATCGCTCTGACAGCTCATGGGTTGGCAGATGAACGTGACAAACTTATAGCCAGCGGTATCAATGACTATGTCGGCAAACCGATTAGCCAACCTCAGTTATTGCAAGTGTTACAGAAATGGCTTGGTCGCAAGAGTACTACACCACAATTGACCGCGCTGCCTGATACAGATTTGCAGAGCTTTGGCTTACAGCATCCTGACTTACAGGGTGATAACTTACAAGGTGCTAATGTACAGGATGCTAATGTACGGGCTACCGACTCATCAGAGGCTGAACTAACTGCTATAGACTCACTGCGCGGTTACTCAATTAACGATAATGATTTATCGAACGACTTGCTCTCTAACAATGTAAATGGGCAAGAGACTCAAGCCAGTTCAGGTATGTCTTCAGATGACTCAACCGATACTTATCCAATAATAAGAGGAGACGGGGTAGATCGTAATAGTACTTCTGTCAGTAGCGAGCCAAAAATTACCCGTCCACTATCCCTGAAAAAAATCCGTGATGATTATTTGCGCGATAGCCAGCCTCGTGAAGGCTATAGACGAGATACTGCGCGTGATATTCAGCCGCGCTATGAAAGCTTACGTCTACAAAAACAAGGTCAGTCGCCACTACTACAATCACCAACAAAATCTATCGACAACTCTCAAGATAAAAGCCCTCAAGACCAAAGCTTGCAAGATAGAACAGCTCACGATAATACGACTTTACACGAGCAAATCAATAATGACCTTAGTAATAACAATATAAGCAAAAGTGATACTTCAAACATTTTGGATTGGCAAGATGCGCTCACTCGTTCAGCGAACAAACCTGAATTGGCGGCCAAGCTTATTATCATGATGATCGATACTATCAATGATGAAAAGCAGGCGCTTATTCAGGCATGGGAAGCGCATGACCGCAACATGCTGGCACAAATTGCCCATCGTATATTGGGTGGGAGTCGATATACAGGTGTACCACAATTGCGTCAGGCTAGCCAAGATTTGGAAGATAAGTGTCTGCTGAATGTACAGCATACGACACCTGTGCAGTTTGCAATGATTGAGCCATATTATGAGGCATTATTAACGGCGCTAGACAACTTGCAAAAAGTAGATTTATCTTCTTATCCGCAGCTTAATTATCATCGCTTGAGCGAAAATGACATGACGTGGAAAATGATATAA
- the rlmD gene encoding 23S rRNA (uracil(1939)-C(5))-methyltransferase RlmD, translating to MQPTDSKTSTASDMAAQSSNAQTNEAQTNDTQTIVIPPSKKKSKPSSKTRRRLKDAEPIPFNIDGLSHDGRGVAVYGNGFDVAEGHAEDKHGKKIFVSFALPGESALVKITNSRASFEEGDAISITSNPNPERAVPPCPHFGTCGGCNLQHWQPDGQINFKQSVLAEMLMHQANAEPDNWLPPVVGDRLGYRTKARLGVRYVVKKETALVGFRERSSNFLAELNECHILDPRIGFEIENLKTLISTLESRDKIAQLELAMGEQLPELPDGNQPVALIVRNLEPLSDADIDKLKVFFAARNWQLYLQSKGVDSIQRIALTDADDLSEQFGRLYYQLPEYDLTFEFIPTDFTQVNLSVNRQMTKLACDLLDLKAGERVLDLFSGLGNFSLPLARLVGETGSVVGVEGSEAMTARAADNARRNGINNTEFYSQDLTQDCTDKPWANQGFDALLIDPPRSGAWEIMQYLPKFNAERIVYVSCNPATLARDTKALLEQGYRLTHAGVMDMFCHTGHVESIARFEKVAV from the coding sequence ATGCAACCCACCGATTCAAAAACATCTACAGCATCTGATATGGCAGCGCAAAGCAGTAACGCTCAAACGAATGAAGCTCAAACCAACGACACCCAAACGATTGTCATTCCGCCTAGTAAGAAAAAATCAAAGCCATCATCAAAGACACGTCGTCGTCTAAAAGATGCAGAGCCAATACCATTCAATATTGATGGCTTGTCACATGATGGTCGCGGTGTTGCTGTCTATGGTAACGGTTTTGACGTTGCTGAAGGCCATGCTGAAGACAAGCATGGTAAAAAAATCTTTGTTAGCTTTGCTTTACCCGGTGAAAGCGCCTTAGTGAAAATAACTAATAGCCGTGCTAGCTTTGAAGAAGGCGATGCCATTAGTATCACTTCCAACCCAAACCCTGAACGTGCTGTACCACCCTGCCCGCATTTCGGTACTTGCGGCGGTTGTAACTTGCAGCACTGGCAGCCAGATGGTCAAATAAACTTTAAACAGTCAGTACTGGCTGAAATGCTGATGCACCAAGCAAATGCAGAACCTGACAATTGGCTCCCTCCTGTGGTCGGTGATCGTCTTGGTTATCGTACCAAAGCACGTTTGGGCGTGCGCTATGTCGTCAAAAAAGAAACCGCGCTTGTCGGCTTCCGCGAGCGTTCAAGTAACTTCTTGGCAGAGCTAAATGAATGTCATATCTTAGATCCGCGTATTGGGTTTGAGATTGAAAACCTAAAAACACTTATTAGCACCTTAGAGAGCCGTGACAAGATTGCTCAGCTTGAGCTTGCCATGGGTGAGCAACTGCCAGAACTACCTGATGGTAATCAGCCAGTCGCGCTCATCGTACGTAATTTAGAACCGTTGTCAGACGCTGATATAGACAAACTAAAAGTGTTTTTCGCGGCGCGTAATTGGCAGCTATATTTGCAGTCGAAAGGCGTTGATAGCATCCAACGTATTGCGTTGACAGACGCTGATGATTTGAGCGAGCAATTTGGGCGTTTATATTATCAATTGCCAGAGTATGACCTGACTTTTGAATTTATCCCTACTGACTTTACTCAAGTAAATCTATCGGTGAACCGTCAGATGACCAAGCTTGCCTGTGACTTATTGGATTTAAAAGCAGGCGAACGCGTACTAGATTTATTCAGTGGTTTGGGTAACTTTAGTTTGCCACTAGCGCGTCTCGTTGGCGAGACAGGCTCAGTAGTCGGTGTCGAAGGCAGTGAGGCCATGACCGCACGTGCTGCTGACAACGCTCGTCGCAACGGTATCAACAATACTGAGTTTTATAGTCAAGATTTGACTCAAGACTGTACTGATAAGCCATGGGCCAACCAAGGTTTTGATGCACTGTTGATTGATCCACCGCGCTCTGGTGCTTGGGAGATTATGCAATATTTGCCAAAATTTAATGCTGAGCGCATTGTTTATGTCTCTTGTAATCCAGCGACCCTTGCCCGTGATACAAAAGCATTGTTAGAACAAGGCTATCGTCTGACTCATGCTGGCGTGATGGATATGTTCTGCCATACGGGTCATGTTGAATCTATCGCTCGCTTTGAAAAAGTAGCGGTTTAA